The genomic stretch CGCGCGCGCGCCGCCGCATCCGGCAGGCGGATGGTATAGAGGCCATAGGCGTTCTCGGCGCCCTCGCGCGCCACCTGGATGCCGACACTGCCGGCGAGCGCATCGTCATAGGCCGCGCCGAGGCGCCGGCGCTGCGCCAGTTCATCCTCCAGCAGCGTCATCTTGGCGCAGAGGATGGTGGCCTGGAGCGTGTCGAGCCGGCCATTCATGCCGGTGCGCTCGACCTCGTAGCGCGTCTTGCCTTCTCCATGGGTGCGCAGCATCCGGTACTGCTCGGCGCGGTCGGCATCGTCGGTCAGCAGCGCGCCAGCATCGCCATAAGCACCCAGCGTCTTGGTCGGATAGAAGGACAGCGCCGCGGCATGGCCCCAGCGGCCCAGGCGCTGGCCGTGCAGCGATGCGCCGAAGGCCTGTGCGGCGTCGTCCAGCGCGAACATCTGCTCGGCCGCGCAGATCGCCTCGATCGCGCGCCAGTCGGCCGGCAGGCCGAACAGGTCCACGCCCACCACCGCGCGCGGGCGCAGCCGGCCCTCGCGCTTCACCAGCGCGATGCGGCGTGCGAGGTCGGCGATGTCGATGTTGAAGGTCTCGGCCTCGACATCCACGAAGACCGGCGTGGCGCCCAGCACCAGGGGCACCTCGGCGGTGGCGGTATAGGTGAAGGCCGGCAAGAAGACCGCGTCGCCGGGGCCGACCCCTTCCGCCATCATCGCGATCTGCAGCGCATCGGTGCCGGAGGACACGCCGACCGCATGCGCCACCCCCGCGAAGCGCGCGAGCGTCGCTTCCAGTTCCGCCACCTCGGGGCCGTTGATGAAGCGGCCGCTGTCCAGCACGGCGGCGATCCGGCGGTCGAGCTCGGGGCGGATCAGCGCCTGCTGCGCCTTCACGTCGAACAGGGCGATGGGTCGGTCGGTCATGCGGGGCTGAGCCTTCGTGGTGTCGCGGGCACGCGCGGTGCGTCCCATAGGGCAGATTGCTGCGGGCTGGAATCGGGCGGACGACGGTGGCGCATCTGCCGCACGGTCTAATCCCCCCGGTCGCGTCGCGCGAAATCACCCTTCTTGTCGGCGTGCAACGGGCGGGGCGCAGGGAACTTTCGCGCTCCGGCCGCGTTGACCCCGCACGGGCACGATCGGCCCGCCGCGAGGAGACGCCGGACATGACCCGCATCGCCGCTGCCCTGTTCACCTGCGCCGCCCTGGCCTGGCAGCCTGCCGCCGCGCAGAACGTGGCGCCGATCGGCGACGCGCAGACCGCCGGCGCGCTGGGCGCCGTCTGCGATCCGGCCTGGGGCGGCGTGCCGCGGCTCGAAGCCATCGCCTATTGCCAGGGCTTCCTGACCAGTTTCGGTCAGTACCACGCGCTGCTGCACCCGCGCGGGGCGCCGCCCTTCTTCTGCCTGCCGACGCCGGGGCCGACCATCGCCCAGTCCGGTGTCGCTTATGCCGCCTGGGCGCGCGCCAACCCGCAACATGCGGACGAACCCGCGCTCCAGGGCCTGCTGCGCTGGGCCCGCGCGACCTACCCGTGCCCGCGCTGAACCCGAGGGAGAAACGAGCCATGCGCCGATATCGCCACATGCTGGTCCTGGCCGGCGGGCTCGCGCTCGCGGGCTGCGCCGAGGGTGGGCTGACGCCCACGCAGCAAAATATCGGGATCGGCGCGCTGGGCGGGGGCGCGCTTGGCGGCGTGGTCGGGTCGTTCAGCGGCAATGCCGGGCTGGGGGCGCTGATCGGCGCCGGGCTCGGCGGCGTGGGCGGGTATGTCTACGACCAGTCGCAGCAGCCACGGCGCGACGACCGGCGCCGCGGCTATCGCCAGCGCGACCCCTACGGCTACTGAAGGCGCTCGCGGGTCCCGGTGGGGCCGGCCGCCGCCGTCCCATCCGGGGCATGCGCGAATTCCGGCACAAGGCGCGAGAGCTGCTGGAGCGCCGCGCGCGGATTGCCGGCGCGGCCCGCTGCGGCAATCTCCCCGATGGCACGGCCGACCAGGGCAGGGTCGGCGGTGCGCGGGGTTGCCACCATCAGGCCGGGGAAGGCCGTGGGGCGCGGGGGTTCCTGGCCGTGGAACAATTCCTCGAACAGGCGCTCGCCGGGGCGCAGGCCGGTGAACCGGATTTCGACATCATCGTCCGGGCGCAGCCCCGCAAGGCGGATCATGCGGCGCGCCAGGTCGACGATCTTCACCGCCTCCCCCATGTCGAGCACGAAGATGGCGCCCTCGGCCAATTCGGGGGGCATGTTGTCGGGGTCGGTGGTGCCGACCACGCTGGCCTGCAGCACCAGGCCGACTGCCTCGCGCACGGTCATGAAGTAGCGACGCATGTCGGGGTGCGTGACCGTGAGCGGCCCGCCGCGTTCGAGTTGCCGGCGGAACAGCGGCACGACGGAGCCGGTGGACCCGAGCACGTTGCCGAACCGCACGGTGATGCAGCGCATGCCGCCACGCGCGGCCCTGGCTTCGACATCAAGCGCCTGGCAGTACATCTCTGCCAGCCGCTTCGACGCGCCCATCACACTGGTCGGGTTCACCGCCTTGTCGGTCGAGATGAAGACCATCGCCGTGGTGCCCACCGCGCGCGCCGCATCCGCCACGATGCGCGTGCCGAGCGCATTGGTCAGCAGCCCTTCCAGCGGGTCGTTCTCGACCATCGGGACGTGCTTGAGCGCTGCGGCATGGAACACGAGTTCGGGGCGGATCTCCTCGAACAGGCGGCGGATGCGGGCCTCGTCGCGGACATCGGCCAGCACGGCGCGGCGGGCGACCTCGGGGTGCTTTTCCCGCAGTTCCAGGTCGATCTCATAGAGCACGTATTCGCCGTGATCGAGCAGGGTCAGGCTGGCCGGGCCAAGGGCGGCGACCTGCCGCGCCAATTCGCCGCCGATGGTCCCGCCGGCACCGGTGACCAGCACGCGGCGGCCCTGCACCAGCCGCGCCATGCCCTCGCGGTCGAGCGGCACCTGCGGGCGGTCGAGCAGGTCCTCGATCGACACCGGGCGCAATTCGACGCGCTGCGAATCCTCGCCGGCGGGTGCAAGCGTGGTCGGCGCGGGGGCGCGGCGCACCGGCACGCCATGGCGGTCGGCGGCGTCCAGCACGCCCTCCAGCGCCGGCCCGGACAGGCCCGAGGCGAGAACGATGACCGATGGCAGGCGCCCCTCGGCGCGCAGTGAATCCAGCACGGCCTCGGTGTCCTCGACCGTGCCGAGGATGGGCGTGCCTTGCATCCGCCGCCCGGCCTGGCGCGCCCGCAGCGACAGGATGCCCGTCACGCGATAGGGCGCGCGCCGGTCATGCGCCAGGGCGCGCATGAACACGTCGGTGCCTTCTGCCGCGCCAACCAGCAGCACGTTCTGCGCATCCGGTGCGGCGTCGCTGGCATGGCGCGCGGCCTGCAGCAGTGCGGCGACCCGCCCGCCCACCAGCAGCACGGCCAGCGCCGCGGCGTGCAGCACCGGGAAGGCCGGGTTGGGCGGCCGCCAGGCGCCCACCAGGTGCAGCCCGGCGGCGAACAGCGCCGCAGCCAGCACGGCCGCGCCGGCCACCGCCAACAGGTCCCGTAGCCCGGCGAAGCGCCAGTATTGCAGCGGCAGGCGCAGCGGCGCACCGGCCAGAGCCAGCGCCAGCACCGCCCCCGGCAGCGCCCCTGCCCACCATGCCGCGGGCGGCCAGGCGCCGGGCGCCGCCGCCCAGACCGCGGCCGGCAGGGCGGCCAGTGCCAGCAGGCTGTCGAGCGCGAGGTTCAGGACGACGCGATGGGAAGGGCCACGGGCCATGCACGGCCTATAGACCACGTTCGGGGCGGGCGGAATCGCGGATCGGGGTCAGGGCGGCGCGGCGCCCTATTGGCCCGATCGGCCGGTGGCTTGATCCGGGTGCCATTCGGGTGCCGGATGGCGCCAACTGCACCGCGTGCCTGCCGGCACGACCCGGAGGAACGCCATGGACCCGCTTTCGCACGCCACCCTGCCCGCGGGCATTCGCGCCCGTCGGATCGAGGGCATCAACGGCCTGACGATGCACATGCTGGAGGCCGGCGAGGCCGGGCGGCCGGTCCTGCTGCTGCTGCACGGCTTTCCCGAGCTCGCCTATTCCTGGCGGCGCGTGATGCTGCCGCTGGCCGAGGCCGGCTACCACGTGATCGCGCCTGACCAGCGCGGCTATGGCCGCACCACGGGCTGGTCGGATGCCTACGACACCGACCTGCGGGACTTCTCGCTGTTCACGCTGATCCGCGACCAGCTGTCGTTGCTGAAGGCGCTGGGCATTGCAAAGGTGCATGCGGTGATCGGGCATGACTTCGGGTCGCCGGTCGCGGCGCATTGCGCGCTGGTGCGCCCGGACGTGTTCCGCCGCGTCGCGCTGATGAGCGCGCCCTTCGCCGGGCCGCCCGCGCTCGGGACCGCGCTGCGCGCGCCGGCGCGGGACATCGCGGCCGACCTCGCCGCGCTTCCGCGGCCGCGCAAGCACTACCACTGGTACTACGCGACGCGCCCGGCCAATGGCGACCTCATGGCCTCGCCGCAGGGCCTGCCAGACTTCATCCGTGCCTACTACCACCACAAGTCGGGCGACTGGGCCGGCAACGACGTGCATCCGCTGGCGGGCTGGACGGCGAGCGAACTGGCGAAGCTGCCGACCTACTACGTGATGGATGCGCAGGAGACGATGCCGCAGACCGTCGCGCACGAGATGCCATCCGCGGAGCAAGTCGCCGCCTGCGAATGGCTGACCGAGGCGGAGCTCGCGGTCTACGCAATGGAATACGGGCGCACCGGCTTCCAAGGCGGGCTGAACTGGTACCGCACGCGCTTCACCGGCACGAATGCCGAGATGGAGGCCTTTGCCGGCAAGCGGATCGACGTGCCGGCCACCTTCATCGGTGGCGCGCGCGACTGGGGCGTGCAGCAGGCGCCCGGCGCGCTGGCGAAGATGGAAGCCGAGGCCACCGCCGACTGGCGCGGCACCCACCTGGTGCCGGGGGCCGGCCACTGGGTCCAGCAGGAACGCCCGGCCGAGACCGTGGCGCTGCTGCTGGACTTCCTGCGCGGCTAGGCTGCCGCGCGGATGGCCGCGGCCAGCACATCCTCGCTGACGCCGCCGGAGAAGCCCTGGAAGTTCTTCTCGAACAGCCCGACCAGGTTCTGCGCCGTGCGGTCGTAGGCCGCCTTGTCCGCCCAGCCCTCGCGCGGGTTCAGCACGTTGGACGGGATGCCCGGCACGGCCTTGGGCATCATCAGCCCGAAGAACGGGTCGGGCGTGAATTCCGCCTGCGCCAGTGAACCATCCAGCGCGGCGCGCAGCAGCGCCCGCGTCACCTGGATCGACATGCGCTTGCCGGTGCCATAGGCGCCGCCCGTCCAGCCGGTGTTGACCAGCCAGCAATCCGCACCGTGCTTCGAGATCAGGTCCGACAGCATGCGCCCGTACACTTCCGGATGCCGCGGCAGGAAGGGCGCGCCGAAGCAGGTGGAGAAGGTCGCCTGCGGTTCCTTGCCCATGCCCTTCTCGGTGCCCGCGACGCGCGCGGTGTAGCCGGACAAGAAATGGTACATCGCCTGCGCGGCCGAGAGCTTGCTGATCGGCGGCAGCACGCCGAAGGCATCGGCGGTCAGC from Roseomonas fluvialis encodes the following:
- a CDS encoding DegT/DnrJ/EryC1/StrS family aminotransferase, encoding MTDRPIALFDVKAQQALIRPELDRRIAAVLDSGRFINGPEVAELEATLARFAGVAHAVGVSSGTDALQIAMMAEGVGPGDAVFLPAFTYTATAEVPLVLGATPVFVDVEAETFNIDIADLARRIALVKREGRLRPRAVVGVDLFGLPADWRAIEAICAAEQMFALDDAAQAFGASLHGQRLGRWGHAAALSFYPTKTLGAYGDAGALLTDDADRAEQYRMLRTHGEGKTRYEVERTGMNGRLDTLQATILCAKMTLLEDELAQRRRLGAAYDDALAGSVGIQVAREGAENAYGLYTIRLPDAAARARVQAALGAAQVGSGIYYPKPLHHQPAYAAAHAGSIGGNGPPPLPVSEALSQQVLSLPMHPYMTEDDARRAAGVVLTNL
- a CDS encoding Rap1a/Tai family immunity protein; the encoded protein is MTRIAAALFTCAALAWQPAAAQNVAPIGDAQTAGALGAVCDPAWGGVPRLEAIAYCQGFLTSFGQYHALLHPRGAPPFFCLPTPGPTIAQSGVAYAAWARANPQHADEPALQGLLRWARATYPCPR
- a CDS encoding glycine zipper domain-containing protein, which gives rise to MRRYRHMLVLAGGLALAGCAEGGLTPTQQNIGIGALGGGALGGVVGSFSGNAGLGALIGAGLGGVGGYVYDQSQQPRRDDRRRGYRQRDPYGY
- a CDS encoding polysaccharide biosynthesis protein, whose protein sequence is MARGPSHRVVLNLALDSLLALAALPAAVWAAAPGAWPPAAWWAGALPGAVLALALAGAPLRLPLQYWRFAGLRDLLAVAGAAVLAAALFAAGLHLVGAWRPPNPAFPVLHAAALAVLLVGGRVAALLQAARHASDAAPDAQNVLLVGAAEGTDVFMRALAHDRRAPYRVTGILSLRARQAGRRMQGTPILGTVEDTEAVLDSLRAEGRLPSVIVLASGLSGPALEGVLDAADRHGVPVRRAPAPTTLAPAGEDSQRVELRPVSIEDLLDRPQVPLDREGMARLVQGRRVLVTGAGGTIGGELARQVAALGPASLTLLDHGEYVLYEIDLELREKHPEVARRAVLADVRDEARIRRLFEEIRPELVFHAAALKHVPMVENDPLEGLLTNALGTRIVADAARAVGTTAMVFISTDKAVNPTSVMGASKRLAEMYCQALDVEARAARGGMRCITVRFGNVLGSTGSVVPLFRRQLERGGPLTVTHPDMRRYFMTVREAVGLVLQASVVGTTDPDNMPPELAEGAIFVLDMGEAVKIVDLARRMIRLAGLRPDDDVEIRFTGLRPGERLFEELFHGQEPPRPTAFPGLMVATPRTADPALVGRAIGEIAAAGRAGNPRAALQQLSRLVPEFAHAPDGTAAAGPTGTRERLQ
- a CDS encoding alpha/beta fold hydrolase, whose translation is MDPLSHATLPAGIRARRIEGINGLTMHMLEAGEAGRPVLLLLHGFPELAYSWRRVMLPLAEAGYHVIAPDQRGYGRTTGWSDAYDTDLRDFSLFTLIRDQLSLLKALGIAKVHAVIGHDFGSPVAAHCALVRPDVFRRVALMSAPFAGPPALGTALRAPARDIAADLAALPRPRKHYHWYYATRPANGDLMASPQGLPDFIRAYYHHKSGDWAGNDVHPLAGWTASELAKLPTYYVMDAQETMPQTVAHEMPSAEQVAACEWLTEAELAVYAMEYGRTGFQGGLNWYRTRFTGTNAEMEAFAGKRIDVPATFIGGARDWGVQQAPGALAKMEAEATADWRGTHLVPGAGHWVQQERPAETVALLLDFLRG